The following proteins come from a genomic window of Thiothrix winogradskyi:
- the pth gene encoding aminoacyl-tRNA hydrolase, which translates to MGTPIRLIAGLGNPGSQYDKTRHNAGFWFVDELARRYSGKFAVEKRFSGEVCKLQVGSATVWLIKPMTFMNRSGLAVKQLASFYQIPVEQILVAHDELDIAPGDVRLKLAGGHGGHNGLRDCHAHLSAEYWRLRLGVGHPGDRNKVVDYVLSRPSLDDEIVISRAIDKAADQIELILAGEMQKAMNALHTK; encoded by the coding sequence ATGGGAACCCCGATCCGCCTCATTGCAGGTTTGGGCAACCCCGGTAGCCAGTACGACAAAACCCGGCACAATGCCGGGTTTTGGTTTGTTGATGAACTGGCAAGACGCTACTCCGGCAAGTTTGCTGTTGAGAAGCGTTTTTCCGGTGAAGTCTGTAAACTGCAAGTTGGCAGCGCTACGGTATGGCTGATTAAGCCCATGACCTTCATGAACCGCAGCGGGCTGGCAGTGAAGCAGTTAGCCAGTTTCTACCAAATTCCGGTGGAACAAATTTTAGTAGCGCACGACGAGCTGGATATTGCCCCCGGTGACGTGCGTTTGAAGTTAGCCGGTGGTCACGGCGGACACAACGGTTTACGTGATTGCCATGCGCATTTGAGCGCGGAATATTGGCGGTTGCGCCTAGGTGTCGGACACCCCGGCGACCGTAATAAAGTGGTCGATTATGTGCTGTCGCGCCCCTCGTTGGATGATGAAATCGTCATTTCACGGGCGATTGATAAAGCCGCCGACCAGATTGAATTGATTTTAGCCGGTGAGATGCAGAAGGCGATGAACGCGCTGCACACCAAATAA
- the sixA gene encoding phosphohistidine phosphatase SixA translates to MTTTLTFLRHATAEDHNLPIPDEARRLTPKGNKQVQRVADFCQHHALLPTHLLCSPLVRALETAQGLRKHLPACPKAIIVPWLAHGADTPTMLQALATLAANGDNNIWLVGHEPEFSTLIAHLLGSPNSRIKVKKAGLIRLEVDMTSGVGELQWNIPNALMK, encoded by the coding sequence ATGACAACCACCCTGACTTTTTTACGCCATGCCACTGCGGAAGATCACAATCTGCCGATTCCCGATGAAGCACGCCGCCTCACCCCCAAAGGTAACAAGCAAGTGCAACGGGTTGCCGACTTTTGCCAACACCACGCCTTACTACCCACCCACTTGCTGTGCAGCCCACTGGTAAGAGCGTTAGAAACCGCGCAAGGTTTACGTAAACACCTACCCGCTTGCCCCAAAGCAATCATAGTGCCGTGGTTAGCGCATGGCGCAGATACCCCAACCATGCTGCAAGCACTCGCAACATTAGCCGCAAACGGTGACAATAATATTTGGCTGGTGGGTCATGAGCCGGAATTTTCAACCTTAATAGCACACCTGCTAGGCAGCCCTAACAGCCGTATTAAAGTCAAAAAAGCCGGATTGATACGCCTAGAAGTCGACATGACAAGCGGCGTTGGGGAACTCCAATGGAACATCCCCAACGCGCTAATGAAGTAG
- a CDS encoding tetratricopeptide repeat protein, producing MPSSRLPRRFVSLSLALLIGGCTLGNAPFADQSISNVATFSSPLSYQVYNILAGEMFAKQGNVAQAALHYVAAAQQTTDPAVAQRAVELAMSAEDTPLAGRALERWIKLSPDSSEAMQYQALAKVRAEKYAEAVKDLVKVRDAAEKKAGHGFAFIVSLLALESDANKSYETFKRYVESADSSPQAQLALASFALKVEQFEVALQASQAAKKQGNAAEKVQAARWAAKALAGLGKLPEAIKELEAIGKQAQDTDFKLDYARLLILADRREEALSLYKQLYATFPNNPDIIYTLSLLHLEQKSFTAAEPLIAKLLTMPERAADASYFMGQIHEGLQRPKQAIEVYQQAIGGQYSREATLRVADLLVETESLAKAREWLQAQVGATTNNERQVLLLQLDGQLLHDAGQYAEAIESFGKALAVKADDPDVLYSRALSTEKLGDFGKAEADLRAALKLQPDNATVLNALGYMLAVNTQRYAEASELITKAIAGRPDDPAIMDSMGWVLFLMGKPEEAETWLRKAYTLLPDPEIASHLIEVLAVRGNKAEAQGILDTMLSKFPDDSLLLKAKEKLVGL from the coding sequence ATGCCCAGCAGTCGTTTACCGCGCCGTTTTGTGAGTCTAAGTCTCGCGCTCTTGATTGGTGGCTGCACGTTGGGGAATGCCCCATTTGCCGACCAGTCAATCAGTAATGTTGCCACTTTCAGCAGCCCTTTAAGCTATCAGGTTTACAATATCTTGGCGGGTGAAATGTTCGCAAAGCAAGGCAATGTGGCGCAGGCAGCGTTGCATTACGTCGCCGCTGCCCAGCAGACCACTGACCCGGCGGTTGCGCAGCGGGCGGTGGAACTGGCGATGAGTGCCGAAGATACGCCATTGGCAGGGCGGGCGCTGGAACGGTGGATTAAGTTGTCCCCGGATTCTAGCGAGGCGATGCAGTATCAAGCCTTGGCTAAGGTGCGTGCTGAGAAATACGCGGAAGCGGTTAAGGATTTGGTGAAAGTCCGTGATGCCGCCGAAAAAAAAGCCGGGCACGGTTTTGCGTTCATTGTGTCATTGCTGGCATTAGAGTCGGACGCGAATAAATCTTATGAAACCTTCAAGCGCTATGTGGAGAGTGCGGACAGTTCACCGCAGGCGCAACTCGCCTTAGCGTCGTTTGCGCTCAAGGTGGAGCAATTTGAAGTCGCTTTGCAGGCGAGTCAGGCGGCAAAAAAACAGGGTAATGCTGCCGAGAAGGTGCAGGCGGCGCGTTGGGCTGCTAAAGCCTTGGCAGGCTTGGGGAAATTACCCGAAGCGATCAAGGAACTGGAAGCCATTGGCAAGCAAGCCCAGGATACCGACTTTAAACTGGATTACGCCCGCCTGTTGATATTGGCGGATCGGCGCGAGGAGGCATTGTCGCTATACAAGCAGCTTTACGCTACCTTCCCCAATAACCCGGATATTATTTACACCTTAAGCTTGTTGCACTTGGAGCAAAAGTCTTTCACCGCCGCTGAACCGTTGATTGCTAAATTGCTGACTATGCCGGAGCGTGCGGCGGATGCCAGTTATTTCATGGGGCAAATTCATGAAGGCTTGCAACGCCCTAAGCAGGCGATTGAGGTTTACCAACAGGCCATCGGTGGGCAGTACAGCCGCGAAGCCACCTTGCGTGTGGCTGATTTATTGGTCGAAACCGAAAGTTTGGCGAAGGCGCGTGAGTGGTTGCAGGCGCAAGTGGGGGCTACCACCAACAATGAGCGCCAAGTATTGTTGCTACAGTTGGATGGGCAACTTTTGCATGATGCTGGGCAGTATGCTGAGGCTATCGAGAGCTTTGGTAAGGCATTGGCGGTGAAAGCAGACGACCCGGATGTTTTGTATTCCCGCGCCTTGAGTACCGAAAAACTGGGTGATTTCGGCAAGGCTGAGGCTGATTTACGGGCAGCACTCAAGTTGCAGCCTGATAATGCGACGGTGTTGAATGCCTTGGGGTATATGTTGGCGGTCAATACGCAACGTTACGCAGAAGCCAGCGAGCTGATCACTAAAGCAATCGCCGGTCGCCCGGATGATCCCGCGATTATGGATAGCATGGGCTGGGTGTTGTTCCTGATGGGCAAACCAGAAGAAGCGGAAACTTGGCTACGCAAAGCCTATACTCTGTTACCAGACCCCGAAATTGCTAGCCATTTGATCGAAGTGTTGGCGGTACGCGGCAATAAAGCCGAAGCGCAGGGTATTCTCGATACCATGCTCAGCAAATTTCCAGACGATAGCTTATTGCTCAAAGCTAAGGAAAAGCTGGTCGGCTTGTAA
- the prfA gene encoding peptide chain release factor 1, giving the protein MKASILQKLEALSERYAEISALLGEPDVIGDQQQFRKLSIEYSQLEPVSQGFHAYQQTASDIESAQEMLADPEMRDMAQEEIEAAKARRAALELDLQKLLLPQDPHDNSNVFLEIRAGTGGDEAAIFAGDLFRMYARYAESRRWQVEIISQNEGEHGGFKEIISRVIGQGAYSRLKFESGAHRVQRVPATESQGRIHTSAATVAVMPELDEVEATDINPADLKVDTYRASGAGGQHINKTESAIRITHLPTGIVVECQEERSQHKNRAKAMGLLQSRIFEGERQKQAAEQAETRKSLVGSGDRSERIRTYNFPQGRVTDHRINLTLYKLDEILVGNVDQVIEPLINEYQADQLAALADE; this is encoded by the coding sequence GTGAAAGCATCTATCCTGCAAAAACTCGAAGCCTTAAGCGAACGCTACGCCGAAATTTCAGCCCTGTTGGGTGAACCGGATGTGATTGGCGATCAGCAACAATTCCGCAAACTCTCGATCGAATACAGCCAACTCGAACCCGTGTCGCAAGGCTTTCACGCTTACCAACAAACCGCTTCTGACATCGAATCCGCACAGGAAATGCTCGCAGACCCCGAAATGCGTGACATGGCACAAGAAGAAATCGAAGCCGCCAAAGCCCGTCGCGCCGCGCTCGAACTCGACCTGCAAAAGCTGTTATTGCCGCAAGACCCGCACGATAACAGCAACGTGTTCCTCGAAATCCGCGCAGGCACGGGCGGGGATGAAGCCGCGATTTTCGCCGGAGACTTATTCCGCATGTACGCACGTTACGCCGAAAGCCGCCGCTGGCAAGTGGAAATCATCAGCCAAAACGAAGGCGAACACGGTGGTTTCAAAGAAATCATTTCCCGCGTTATTGGGCAGGGTGCGTATTCACGGCTGAAATTTGAATCCGGCGCACACCGGGTACAGCGCGTCCCTGCCACCGAATCGCAGGGTAGGATTCACACCTCGGCTGCCACGGTTGCGGTCATGCCAGAGCTGGATGAGGTCGAAGCCACCGACATTAATCCGGCAGATTTGAAGGTGGACACCTACCGCGCTTCCGGTGCAGGTGGGCAGCACATCAACAAAACCGAATCCGCCATCCGCATTACTCACCTCCCCACTGGTATCGTGGTCGAATGTCAGGAAGAACGTTCGCAGCACAAAAACCGCGCCAAAGCGATGGGGCTGCTGCAATCGCGCATCTTTGAAGGCGAACGTCAAAAACAAGCCGCTGAACAAGCCGAAACCCGCAAAAGCTTGGTCGGGTCTGGCGATCGTTCCGAACGCATCCGCACTTACAACTTTCCACAAGGGCGCGTCACCGATCACCGCATTAACTTAACGCTGTATAAGTTGGATGAAATTTTAGTGGGTAACGTTGATCAGGTGATTGAGCCGTTGATTAATGAGTATCAAGCCGATCAGTTGGCGGCGTTGGCGGATGAGTGA
- the hemA gene encoding glutamyl-tRNA reductase has translation MSILIVGVNHKTAPVSIREKVSFSPDSLPLALHAAHRVVPESLILSTCNRTEIYAAAHPQQSAEALVDWLANWHKIPAAQLRPYLCIYQQDEAVRHALRVACGLDSLVLGEPQILGQLKTALQAASDQATTGNQLNRLMQHAFSTAKKVRTQTSIGANPVSVAFAAVSLAKQIFSKLEKQTALLIGAGETIELVGKHLATNNIGKIIVANRSVDKAQKLAAEYGGKGIGLPELADHLPQADIVISSTASPVPILGKGAVERALKIRKHRPMFMVDIAVPRDIEQEVAQLDDVYLYTVDDLHSVIEENLQSRRAAAEQAEGMVLTEVSNFMAWLRAQDHMDTIRAYRARTDNIRQEVFEKAAALLQNGKSPEEALQFLAHTLANKLSHDATQAMHQAARNGDHQLLAHARTLFNLSTDDNG, from the coding sequence ATGTCCATCCTGATCGTTGGAGTCAATCATAAAACCGCCCCAGTCTCCATCCGGGAAAAGGTTTCGTTCTCACCCGACAGCTTGCCACTGGCATTGCACGCTGCGCATCGGGTCGTGCCTGAAAGCTTGATACTCTCCACCTGCAACCGCACCGAAATCTACGCCGCCGCGCATCCGCAGCAATCCGCAGAAGCCTTGGTGGACTGGCTGGCAAATTGGCACAAAATACCTGCGGCACAATTGCGCCCCTACTTATGCATCTACCAACAAGATGAAGCCGTGCGCCACGCCCTGCGGGTTGCCTGTGGGCTGGATTCGCTGGTATTGGGTGAACCACAAATTCTGGGGCAACTCAAAACCGCCCTGCAAGCCGCCAGCGACCAAGCCACTACCGGCAACCAATTAAACCGCCTGATGCAGCACGCCTTTTCCACCGCCAAAAAAGTGCGCACCCAAACCAGCATTGGCGCAAACCCCGTCTCGGTAGCGTTCGCCGCCGTCAGTCTTGCCAAACAAATTTTCAGCAAACTCGAAAAACAAACCGCGTTACTGATTGGCGCGGGTGAAACCATCGAACTCGTCGGCAAACACCTTGCCACCAATAATATTGGCAAAATTATCGTTGCCAACCGCAGTGTCGACAAAGCCCAAAAACTCGCCGCAGAATACGGCGGCAAAGGCATCGGCTTACCCGAATTAGCCGATCATTTGCCGCAAGCGGATATTGTGATTTCCTCCACCGCCTCACCCGTCCCGATTTTAGGTAAAGGTGCGGTGGAACGGGCGCTCAAAATCCGCAAACACCGCCCCATGTTCATGGTCGACATCGCCGTTCCGCGTGATATTGAGCAAGAAGTCGCGCAACTCGATGACGTCTACCTGTACACCGTGGACGATTTGCACTCGGTAATCGAGGAAAATCTCCAATCGCGCCGCGCTGCTGCCGAACAAGCCGAAGGCATGGTTCTCACCGAAGTCAGCAATTTCATGGCATGGCTACGGGCGCAAGACCACATGGACACCATTCGTGCCTACCGCGCCCGCACCGACAACATCCGCCAAGAAGTCTTCGAAAAAGCCGCAGCCTTGTTGCAAAACGGCAAAAGCCCCGAAGAAGCCCTGCAATTTCTGGCGCACACGCTGGCAAACAAACTCTCACACGACGCGACCCAAGCCATGCACCAAGCGGCACGCAACGGCGACCACCAATTATTGGCACACGCCCGAACCTTGTTTAACCTTTCCACTGACGACAACGGCTAA
- a CDS encoding ribose-phosphate pyrophosphokinase encodes MADDKMMVFTGNANPELTEKIVDHLGIPTGKIKAERFSDGEVHVEILENVRGRDVFIVQSTCAPTNDNLMELLIIADALYRASAGRITAVIPYYGYARQDRRVRSRRVPISAKLVADMIATGHVDRVLTIDLHSDQVQGFFDLPVDNVYASGVLIKDVLACELDNIMVVSPDVGGVVRARALAKGLGDVELAIIDKRRPEPNKSEIMNIIGNVEGRNCILIDDLIDTGGTLCNAAMALKQHGALSVRAYATHAVFSGKAVGNIENSQLDEVVITDTIPLSDAAKKCAKIRQLSVAGVLAKTILRINQDDSVSSLFEGL; translated from the coding sequence ATGGCTGACGATAAAATGATGGTGTTTACAGGTAATGCTAATCCTGAACTCACCGAAAAAATCGTCGATCACCTCGGAATTCCCACCGGTAAAATCAAAGCAGAACGCTTCAGCGATGGTGAAGTGCACGTTGAGATTTTGGAAAACGTGCGTGGTCGTGATGTCTTCATCGTGCAATCTACCTGTGCGCCTACCAACGATAACCTGATGGAATTGCTGATCATCGCTGATGCCTTGTATCGTGCTTCCGCAGGGCGGATTACCGCCGTGATACCGTATTACGGTTATGCGCGGCAAGATCGCCGGGTGCGTTCTCGGCGTGTACCGATTTCTGCCAAATTGGTGGCGGATATGATCGCGACCGGGCACGTTGACCGCGTGCTGACCATTGATTTGCATTCTGACCAAGTACAAGGCTTTTTCGACTTGCCGGTAGACAATGTTTACGCATCGGGTGTGTTGATTAAGGATGTGCTGGCGTGTGAGCTGGATAATATCATGGTGGTTTCACCGGATGTTGGCGGTGTAGTCCGTGCTCGTGCCTTGGCGAAAGGTTTGGGTGATGTCGAGTTGGCGATTATTGATAAGCGCCGCCCTGAGCCGAATAAGTCCGAAATCATGAATATCATCGGCAATGTGGAAGGGCGCAACTGCATTTTGATCGACGATTTGATCGATACCGGCGGTACCTTGTGCAACGCTGCGATGGCCTTGAAGCAGCACGGCGCATTGAGTGTGCGGGCGTATGCGACTCATGCGGTATTTTCCGGCAAAGCCGTCGGCAATATCGAAAATTCTCAGCTTGATGAAGTGGTTATCACGGATACCATTCCATTAAGTGACGCTGCAAAAAAATGTGCTAAGATTCGCCAGCTTTCGGTAGCCGGTGTGTTAGCGAAAACCATTTTACGCATCAATCAGGACGATTCTGTCAGCTCCCTGTTTGAAGGTTTATAA
- a CDS encoding 50S ribosomal protein L25/general stress protein Ctc, whose protein sequence is MSKQYVLQAQVRELQGKGASRRLRNTGMVPAVIYGAGGEAQSISLRHNEMIRNLQEEGFYSQIITVDFGDRKEQVILRDLQRHPAKPIIMHADLQRIRDDEEINVHVVLHFINDEVSKGVKEQGGTVSHMISEVEVSCLPKNLPEFIEVDMINVEKGQILHLSDLKLPEGVSLPQLAMGEDHDNAIAAIH, encoded by the coding sequence ATGTCAAAACAATACGTTCTGCAAGCGCAGGTACGTGAATTGCAGGGTAAGGGTGCGAGCCGCCGCCTGCGTAATACCGGTATGGTTCCTGCCGTTATTTACGGTGCAGGTGGTGAAGCACAATCCATTTCCTTGCGTCACAATGAAATGATCCGTAATTTGCAGGAAGAAGGGTTCTACTCGCAAATCATTACCGTTGATTTCGGTGATCGTAAAGAGCAAGTGATTCTGCGTGACCTGCAACGCCACCCGGCCAAGCCAATCATTATGCACGCTGACTTACAGCGCATCCGTGATGATGAAGAAATCAACGTTCATGTGGTATTACACTTCATCAATGACGAGGTGTCAAAAGGCGTGAAAGAGCAAGGTGGCACAGTTAGCCACATGATTTCTGAAGTCGAAGTCTCTTGCTTGCCGAAGAACCTGCCTGAGTTTATCGAAGTTGACATGATCAACGTCGAAAAAGGTCAGATTCTGCACTTGTCTGACTTGAAATTGCCAGAAGGCGTCAGCCTGCCACAGTTGGCAATGGGCGAAGACCACGACAACGCCATCGCGGCGATTCACTAA
- a CDS encoding multidrug effflux MFS transporter encodes MPTNLPRFGEFVALIAMLTSLTALAIDAMLPALVTIGRELGVQHDNDAQLILTTLFLGLALGQIFFGPLSDATGRKPLMYVGLGIFMLGSLLSMFAQDFSHMLIGRFLQGVGASAPRVLTMALVRDCYSGRAMARVMSFTMSIFILVPMIAPSLGQGILLVAGWRSIFTLFFVLALSVAVWFWWRMPETLPAAKRRAFRFGEFWQGLKEVISNRTSMTYTLTTGIVFGAFLGYLSSAQQILQIQYGLGERFPLYFALLALAIGGASLLNAKLVMRYGMHWISKRALLLFTLLSGAFWFVTYSSAGHPPLPLLMAYFMLAFLALGMLFGNLNALAMEPLGHIAGIGASVIGSLSTLIAIPLGTFVGQAYDGTILPLISGFLIFGLAATAALFSQRKPA; translated from the coding sequence ATGCCAACCAATCTCCCCCGCTTCGGTGAATTCGTCGCCCTAATCGCCATGCTCACCTCCCTAACCGCACTGGCAATTGATGCCATGCTGCCCGCGCTCGTCACCATCGGGCGCGAATTGGGCGTTCAACACGATAACGACGCGCAATTAATCCTCACCACCTTATTTCTGGGCTTGGCGTTGGGGCAAATATTTTTCGGTCCCTTATCCGATGCGACCGGGCGCAAACCGCTGATGTACGTGGGCTTGGGTATCTTTATGCTGGGCAGTTTGCTTTCAATGTTCGCGCAAGACTTTTCGCACATGCTGATCGGGCGCTTTTTGCAAGGGGTCGGTGCATCTGCCCCGCGCGTGTTAACGATGGCATTGGTGCGCGATTGCTATTCCGGGCGGGCAATGGCGCGGGTTATGTCATTCACCATGAGTATTTTTATCCTTGTCCCGATGATTGCGCCATCATTAGGGCAAGGTATTTTGCTGGTGGCAGGCTGGCGCAGTATTTTCACACTGTTTTTTGTACTGGCACTTAGCGTGGCTGTGTGGTTTTGGTGGCGAATGCCAGAAACCCTACCCGCCGCGAAACGCCGCGCTTTCCGTTTTGGTGAATTTTGGCAGGGGCTAAAAGAAGTCATCAGCAACCGTACCAGCATGACCTACACCCTCACCACCGGCATTGTGTTTGGCGCATTTCTCGGCTACTTGAGTTCCGCGCAACAAATCCTGCAAATCCAATACGGCTTGGGGGAACGTTTCCCGCTGTATTTTGCGCTGCTGGCGCTGGCGATTGGCGGCGCATCGTTACTGAATGCCAAGCTGGTGATGCGTTATGGAATGCATTGGATTTCAAAACGGGCATTGCTGCTGTTCACGCTGCTATCGGGCGCATTTTGGTTCGTCACTTACAGCAGCGCCGGACACCCGCCACTGCCACTGTTGATGGCATATTTCATGCTGGCATTTTTGGCATTAGGCATGTTATTCGGCAATCTCAACGCGCTGGCGATGGAACCGCTGGGGCATATTGCCGGAATTGGCGCATCGGTCATCGGCTCACTCTCGACCCTGATCGCGATTCCGCTAGGAACGTTTGTCGGGCAAGCCTACGATGGCACAATATTACCCCTGATCAGCGGCTTCTTGATTTTTGGCTTAGCCGCCACCGCCGCCCTATTTTCACAGCGAAAACCCGCATGA
- the ychF gene encoding redox-regulated ATPase YchF — MGFKCGIVGLPNVGKSTLFNALTKAGIQAANYPFCTIEPNVGIVPMPDPRLDALAAIVKPLKILPTTMEFVDIAGLVAGASQGEGLGNKFLAHIRETDAIAQVVRCFDNADIIHVAGKIDPASDIDTINTELALADLETAEKAVNRLTRSAKSGSKDLVAQKVLAERLFAHLSEGHSARSMEMTPEERALAIREFHLITIKPLMFIANVNEDGFENNPYLDQVREIAKRENAVVVPVCAEMESELSQLDDAERDEFLAGMGLDEPGLNRVIRAGYDLLGLQTYFTAGVKEVRAWTIPKNATAPQAAGVIHTDFERGFIRAQTIAYEDFIAYKGEQGAKEAGKMRAEGKEYIVKDGDVLNFLFNV; from the coding sequence ATGGGATTCAAGTGCGGAATTGTTGGGTTGCCAAACGTGGGTAAATCCACCCTGTTTAATGCTCTCACCAAGGCGGGCATTCAGGCAGCGAATTATCCTTTCTGTACGATTGAGCCGAACGTAGGTATCGTACCCATGCCAGACCCGCGTTTGGATGCGCTGGCGGCCATCGTTAAACCGCTCAAAATTTTGCCCACGACGATGGAATTCGTCGACATTGCAGGTTTGGTCGCCGGTGCGTCACAGGGCGAAGGTTTGGGCAATAAGTTTCTGGCGCATATCCGCGAAACTGACGCGATTGCGCAAGTGGTACGTTGCTTTGATAACGCCGACATTATCCACGTTGCGGGCAAAATTGACCCGGCTTCCGACATCGACACCATCAATACCGAGCTGGCGTTGGCGGATTTGGAGACGGCTGAAAAAGCGGTCAATCGTTTGACCCGTTCCGCCAAATCCGGCAGCAAAGATTTAGTTGCGCAAAAAGTGTTGGCAGAACGTTTATTCGCGCATTTGTCCGAAGGGCATTCGGCACGTTCAATGGAGATGACTCCCGAAGAACGCGCTTTAGCTATCCGTGAATTCCATCTGATTACCATCAAACCGTTAATGTTCATTGCTAACGTCAACGAGGACGGTTTTGAGAATAACCCGTATTTGGATCAAGTCCGCGAGATTGCCAAGCGTGAAAATGCCGTGGTTGTACCGGTGTGTGCGGAAATGGAATCCGAACTCTCGCAATTAGACGATGCGGAACGCGATGAGTTTTTGGCGGGCATGGGGTTGGATGAGCCGGGTTTGAACCGCGTGATTCGGGCGGGTTACGATTTACTGGGCTTGCAGACGTATTTCACCGCAGGTGTGAAAGAAGTGCGAGCCTGGACAATTCCGAAAAATGCGACTGCGCCACAAGCAGCGGGCGTGATTCATACTGACTTTGAACGCGGCTTTATTCGGGCGCAAACCATTGCGTATGAAGATTTCATTGCTTACAAAGGTGAGCAGGGTGCGAAAGAAGCCGGGAAAATGCGTGCGGAAGGCAAGGAATACATTGTGAAAGATGGCGATGTGTTGAACTTCTTATTTAACGTGTAA
- the lolB gene encoding lipoprotein insertase outer membrane protein LolB — MKQWMLVAACCALMLGGCATQTKSPSQGVDVSTKPTDAQSAWQQRQADFARMSSWRLQGKVGVQFQEQSASFNMSWLQTGKDQYEMNIKNPLTGSIVAYLKGERSEVVMQANGKTYKDANAERLLQGHLGVSLPLDGMKYWVRGIPAPDSPVQQVKLDAQGRPELLQQSGWQVEYSGWQGTDWKALPERINLSRTPDNTKVKVIAKDWQTRY, encoded by the coding sequence ATGAAACAATGGATGCTGGTGGCAGCGTGTTGCGCATTGATGCTGGGCGGGTGTGCAACGCAGACCAAAAGCCCATCCCAAGGTGTAGACGTTTCGACCAAACCGACGGATGCGCAAAGTGCTTGGCAGCAACGTCAGGCTGATTTCGCCCGTATGAGTAGCTGGCGTTTACAGGGCAAAGTGGGCGTGCAGTTTCAGGAGCAAAGCGCTTCGTTCAATATGTCATGGCTGCAAACCGGCAAAGACCAGTATGAGATGAACATTAAAAATCCGCTCACTGGTTCGATTGTTGCCTATCTCAAGGGGGAGCGTTCCGAAGTGGTGATGCAGGCTAATGGCAAGACTTACAAAGACGCGAATGCCGAGCGCTTGTTGCAAGGTCATCTTGGGGTGTCCTTACCGCTGGATGGCATGAAATATTGGGTGCGCGGCATTCCTGCCCCCGATTCCCCGGTGCAGCAAGTTAAGCTGGATGCGCAAGGCCGCCCCGAACTGCTGCAACAATCCGGCTGGCAGGTAGAATACAGCGGTTGGCAAGGCACGGATTGGAAAGCGTTACCGGAAAGGATCAATCTGAGCCGCACCCCGGATAACACCAAGGTCAAAGTGATCGCAAAAGATTGGCAGACACGTTACTGA
- the ispE gene encoding 4-(cytidine 5'-diphospho)-2-C-methyl-D-erythritol kinase produces MQTLILPAPAKLNLFLHITGRRADGYHLLQTLFVFLDFGDEITLRVRDDGAIHRPAGAEGVPEAADLTVRAARLLQQMSGSPLGADIQVLKRIPMGGGLGGGSSDAATVLQGLNYLWRCGLSTDELAALGLRLGADVPVFVRGHAAWAEGVGEQLTPVSLPESWYVVIHPGVHVPTAELFSDPGLTRDCPPITLATFHAGLGINVFQPVVEKRYPEVTAALRWLSRYSNAVLTGSGSCLFAPVSSKQEGETILQCLPNDWFGFVASSANVSPLQQKLLTLSTLHN; encoded by the coding sequence ATGCAAACGCTCATATTGCCCGCACCCGCTAAGCTCAACCTGTTTTTGCACATTACCGGCAGGCGAGCGGATGGCTACCATTTGTTGCAAACCCTGTTTGTATTCCTCGATTTTGGCGACGAAATCACCTTGAGGGTGCGCGATGATGGCGCAATCCACCGCCCAGCCGGTGCGGAAGGTGTGCCGGAAGCGGCTGACCTGACGGTGCGGGCAGCACGTTTGTTGCAGCAAATGAGCGGTTCGCCGTTGGGGGCAGATATTCAGGTGCTCAAGCGCATTCCGATGGGCGGAGGTTTGGGGGGCGGCAGTTCCGATGCGGCAACGGTGTTGCAAGGCTTGAATTACCTCTGGCGTTGCGGCTTGAGTACGGATGAGTTAGCCGCATTAGGCTTACGCTTGGGGGCTGATGTGCCGGTTTTTGTGCGCGGTCATGCCGCATGGGCGGAAGGTGTCGGGGAGCAATTAACCCCGGTTAGCTTACCTGAATCTTGGTATGTGGTGATCCACCCCGGTGTGCATGTGCCGACGGCAGAACTTTTTTCTGATCCGGGCTTGACACGTGACTGTCCGCCCATTACATTAGCGACCTTCCACGCGGGGCTAGGCATAAATGTCTTCCAACCGGTGGTAGAAAAGCGTTATCCCGAAGTTACTGCTGCATTGCGTTGGCTGTCTCGGTATTCAAACGCGGTGTTGACGGGTTCAGGCAGTTGCTTGTTCGCTCCGGTTTCCAGTAAGCAAGAAGGTGAAACAATCCTGCAATGCTTACCTAATGACTGGTTTGGATTTGTCGCAAGTAGTGCGAATGTTTCGCCTTTGCAACAAAAGCTGTTAACATTGTCAACGCTTCACAACTAG